In the genome of Populus trichocarpa isolate Nisqually-1 chromosome 6, P.trichocarpa_v4.1, whole genome shotgun sequence, one region contains:
- the LOC127905464 gene encoding auxin-responsive protein IAA29 gives MELQLGLSLPTYNFIENFDLNNGGFEPKDQMLGSKPWISCEDGNYLDNKRSFEVAFEKNIKDASQELPLLLWSGQPNDEDDWNGEKKISRSINKDDEEENQVVGWPPIKSWRKKVLHHQHQAGHVVNSTRMATAGNYEYGTGSNSKYVKVKMEGVAITRKIDLRLYNSYQTLTKSLISMFAKCKNLEKDAARYSLTYQDKDGDWLIAGDVPWQTFMESVQRLKIVRNAG, from the exons attgaaaactTTGACCTGAACAATGGTGGGTTTGAGCCCAAAGATCAGATGCTTGGTTCGAAACCATGGATCAGCTGCGAAGATGGTAATTACTTGGACAACAAACGTAGCTTTGAAGTAGCCTTTGAAAAGAATATCAAAGATGCATCTCAAGAATTGCCTTTACTTTTATGGAGTGGCCAACcaaatgatgaagatgattGGAATGGAGAGAAGAAAATCTCTCGTAGCATTAACAA GGATGATGAAGAGGAAAATCAAGTTGTGGGGTGGCCACCTATTAAGTCATGGAGGAAGAAGGTGCTTCATCACCAGCATCAAGCTGGTCATGTTGTGAATAGTACTAGAATGGCAACAGCTGGGAATTATGAATATGGTACTGGATCAAACTCCAAGTATGTCAAGGTGAAGATGGAAGGAGTAGCAATAACAAGAAAGATTGATTTAAGGCTCTACAACTCTTACCAGACACTCACAAAATCCTTGATCAGCATGTTTGCAAAAT GCAAAAACCTTGAAAAAGATGCTGCACGTTACAGTCTGACATACCAAGACAAAGATGGGGACTGGCTAATTGCAGGAGATGTTCCATGGCA GACTTTCATGGAGTCTGTGCAGCGTTTGAAGATAGTAAGGAATGCTGGTTAA